Part of the Puntigrus tetrazona isolate hp1 chromosome 10, ASM1883169v1, whole genome shotgun sequence genome is shown below.
GCAGAAATTAAACACGAGATGCAATTAGTTTTAGGTAACGTTATATTTAACAGGCGTTCGTGGTCTCGTGCTTTTTAATGGTTATTACTATACATAAAAAACGATGAAAAAGTTGCATTCAGTCAGTCTCTCTGACATCTTCATGGTTGAAAATTTAaagtttgaacaaaaaaaatctctaattATTTTCAAACGCACGGATAAAGTAACCAAAAACGTTGAGTACAGCGGTGCGTAGCATTGAAACGATCTAACTTTGCcgggtttttttctttcagggaCTTTCAAATTCCAGAAGACAGACATGCGACGGGAAGGATTCGACCCCAACGTCGTTTCTGACAAACTCTACTTCCTGGACTGCACTAAGGGACAGTTTGTGGAGCTGAACGTTGAGCTCCATCGCTGCATCGTCTCAGGAAAGCAGAAATTATGAGACTACTGCCAACCTCCACCCGTCCCCTCATCGCCCCGCCTTCAGCAGCCCTCAGACCCCGCCCCATCGTCACTCCGCCCCTCATTACCTCAGCAAACACAGTGAGGGGCCACAGGAACGCATTCTGGTTGTGAACTCAAATCCTCCCCCCAGATTCATTCTCACAGCCCACCGCTCTCGTGACGGGACGGATGCGGCCACCTTGAAAAGGCCGGGGGGGGGGGgatacaaaaaaatagcaagaacacaaaaaaagcaaacggCAAGGAAAGGCACGAGGACCGAACGCGGATGGTAAAGCTTTCCCTTCGCCTCGGCTGCACAATGCTCGCCCGCCTGCAGGATTCGGGACCGAAACGTGTTCATTTTGTCGCGAATGCACCCTCAAGCCCTGACCAAAACCACGAGGATCGACGTGCAATACTAAAACAGCGCCGGCTGCCGCGACTCGAGCGACGCTGTTTATTTAACACGCaccaaatatatttaagttgtAGAATAGCTCATCGTCTATATACACGGTGGAGGATTTTAAAGACCGGCCCGGTGCGACATTGTGCAGACTGGGCTCCGTGGGCTTGCTTCGTTTCGCGAGACGTGAAGATCCCGACAAGGAGTCTCTACGGGACGCTACAGCGGAGTTCGAACGGAGGCTAATAAAAAGCGGTGCTAAAGAACGAACGTCCCGTCTGTGCGCACGGCGGCACCAGACCTAAAAGGGAAGACGGCGGAAGCGGAGGAGAAGGAAGGGAAAGCGATATAGGCTATTTGTCATCAGAGTTCTAGTTTTTCTTTCAGCAGCATGAATGATTGACGCAAACAGAGCACTGTGCCTTACTGTCAGGTCACCAGATAGTGTTATTGCCCTCGTCCTGCATCATTACACTAACTGACCCAAGACGTCTCTTCCGTGTCTCTCAGACAGCTAGCTTATTTTCTAGACCTTGCTTGTGCTCCCTTCCCATCATGCAAAGCGTCCAGCACTACATCTATGGGCATCCTTTCCGTTCCGTGTGTATTTTGCTCGATCTCCTTTTTGCGTATATCTTCCTGTTCTCCCTCGTCCACTGACagctgattatttatttatatatcgtAGCAagtatttaagtgtgtgtgcacgtgtgacGAGATGATTTTGTGTGTCAGCACTTGAATTTCTCCAAGTCACTGTTTTGGCCACTATATAATAGCGTACAGCACAGATGTGGGAAAACTGTTTGGGTGAATCTCTTAACAAACATTTCTGGGTCATGCATCGACACGTTATGAAAATGTATAGCCTAGAAAATCATGAAGCCTATTTTACTATGTTTTGGCTGTTAGCTTTAAAAACAGCGCCCCTCCCCCCAGTTTATTTCATTCTCATTACCGTACCGACAAAACATAACTCACATTGCCATTTTGACAATGTGATTGTCACCAAAAAAATCTCATTCTCATTGCTGTTGTggcaaaaaaatatagaatttacATGAtcataatgagaaaaaaataattctctgtaccacaatgaaaaaaaaaaaaaaaagtaattaccataatgcaaataaaaatcatcattctcattactgtaatgacATCTAATTTTCACTACtgtaataacacatttaatttgcatcattatgataataaattcttcattctcattactgtaatgacAGTAAAATCGTCCCCGTGATGGcaaaagatgaagttcacaatactaaaatgataatgaaataTTCTCATTactataatgataataaaatccTCAAAAAATCTTATTCTCCTCACAGTGATGGCAAAAAAATTCTTCTTGTCATTACCGTAAGGACAAAAAGAATCTCTTGATGTAATTACCGTAATGTCATTACCTGTAAAAGTCTTCTTTTCATTACCATAATCCTCAAAAGACTTTTTATTCAGTAGAATtagcttaaattaaattaagcaaaacaacaaaaaaaggaataattttttcattcaaaatgcatCCTTTTTACTTTTTGCTTTGGGATGAAGTGAGATTTACTCCACTAGCTGTACACGTGATTTAGGCTTCTGTTCATACTTAAAGCCAAGGGCGCAGTAGTGATGTCACTGGTTAGTCGGCCAATCGGATGCAGTTGTCTCCATCAATACCTGTTTCTGTTGTTTGCTTTCTCCTTTATCgcttgtattttttgtaattttgtaaaagAAGGACGTGTAACGATTTGTTGTGGGTTGAGCTTTATTTCTCCATTAATCTCGTTTGTTTGCTTGTTAGTTTTCTACAGGGGGTGTGAAAGAGAGGGAAGTACATCTTATGTGACGTCTAAAATCTGCTCTAcagacatctctctctcttgtgaTGGTGTGCGTTAGAGCTCGTGTCCAATGACGGCAAGAATCCTCTCCAGGAGGCTTTTGCTGAGGCCTTGATCATCTCTCCCGGTTAAAGGCGCAGTTCAACCCAAAACGAATCCCCTCACGTCTTTCCAAACCTGAACGCCGATCGTTTTCAGTGGAGCGCAGCAGCTGTCAGATTCTGAaacggacaaaaaaaaaaatccaattgaCTTTTTcgaagtcttctgaagccatatgatGCTTTTATGTGAGAAGAAGAGCATCGTTTAGGGTCTGTTTTCCTGTTATCCTTTTCCTGTTCGgcatatttaacaaaaaaggcATTAAACCAGATAAAAAGTCAATTTCAGTCTATTTcgtggttgttttttttccgtttCATAATTTTGATGAAGGTTCTTCTGCGTTCcacaaataaatagaataaaatcacCTTTGTAATGACCAAAAAGTGAGgaacaaagttttgttttttttggctaaacagtctttttaaagacacacacacacacacacacacacatacacacaacctTCACTTATATGTTAAGTCCGAGATTTCTgcgttttaatttaatgtttttattttcatatattaagGCGTGAAATCCAAAACCAGTGCTGtgaataatttttgtatttatttatctttttttaatactttccGCTGTATCGTAAAGAAACTTTCCGTTGTCcacttcagtgtgtgtgtgtgtgtgtgtgtttcaggtgtgtgtctgtgtatttttttcagctctCTCTCAGCAGCGACGTTGTTCTCGTGCGTGTCCACTAGATTGCGCTCCTTCAGGAGATAAACACTGCATCCAAAACCGCGTCCGTGTTCTCCCTGATGATTATTTTATGAGGGATATCTGATGTTGGATGTATTTTTCGTTTACTTTGTCAACATGGCTTTAAAGCTACAAAGGACCGTTTTCAAGCGACGCAACTTGtgtttttttaccttgttttaTTAAGCACCAAAGCCAGTGTGTTTCGTCAGTGAAGGTGTAAAAATCCCTTGGTTTTGTTTCTGACGTACCGGTTCGTCGCCCTTCTCAAAAGACTGAtcataaatgcacttttattttgtctatttctGTTCAGTACTCAGGAACAACATGCAGAGGCAGATGAGAGAAGGAAAACTATGAGTGAGCCgccggcgtgtgtgtgtgtgtgtgtgtgtgagcgtgagcgtgagcgtgtgtgtgtgtgtgtgtgtgtgtgtgtgtgatgcagagGTGTGTGAGGTGTGCCGCGTCACACTGAAGTCCTCTTGTCTTAAAGACTAGCTGTAAATCAtgctctttcaaaaacaatggcATCCAAgaatcaatattaataaaaaatatatattaattctcTGTAGTtgctcctgttttttttttttactaaacgtTTTAAAGCGTGTGACTTTGTGGGATGGAAATTGTGATATTTGCTGGTTTCAAACATGGTACCTTGAATGAATGGCCTCTCTGTTAGGCGTGTGTTCTTGCGTGTGATTGGCCGGGTGGGCGAGGGGGAGGAGCCAATGTGGCTGGCAGACCCTGTATATTCCACGAACCCTGGCTGTGTTCCTACAACGTCACCATGAAGATCACTTTGGCGAGCATCTCTTTGCTGATGCTTCTGAGCGATGTCCACGCCAGCGTCCAGCCGCAGAAGAACTTTGACCTTCAGAGGGTGAGAGCTTGACGTTTTAAACGCTGAAACTTCATCGAATGCCGCCTTTTTCCCCCTGTAGGATCTCGGTGTTGCTGGTTTGAGAAGCGTGTCTCTGTCGAGCTGTTGTGAGGAGATGAGTGATGTTTGATTAGGGTGACGCTCCGCAGGGCTCTTTGAGTGATTGCGTTAAGGGTAGAGACAGTGCAGACAAACACTCGGGGGCAAAGGTCACCGCTCGGTGTCGCAACGAGGACAGAGGGGCTTCTGCCAAGTCCTCGAGACATCTTCATGAgcttttggggaaaaaaataaagacgtTCTGATAGTGATTGGGCGTCGGGGTCGATTCTCTCTGGAGACGTGTGTTTGTTCAGTTTGCAGGGAGGTGGTATCGGCTCGGCCTGGCCTACGATTCGCCGGGTTTCGTGCGGCACAGAAGCAGACTCACCGTCTCGATGGGCACCGTGGAGCCGAAGGAGAACGGGAACGTCAACATGACCATGTGGAGTTTAAGGTTGACCTCAGAGGAGAAATAATAgtgcatattacatattactgtcatcttaacatttttagatattattattattattatattatattcacacACCATGTGATCATTCTTTTCGAACGATTTCAGTAACGTAGGTAGCAGTTGtttctaaaattacatttagatgATATTATTCATGATGATTcttgtcatttgttttcattgaaaTCAATAAGAATAGTTTCTAAAAGAGCCATGTTGTATTATATTCAGCACTGTGTGATGATTCTTGTCGGTTGTTTTTGTTAGCGTGGTTAAGAATggttactaaaataacattaatatatattattaatgatttttatgtCTCGAAATAGGCAAAAATAGTTTCAGAAATAACTGCATAGCATGAGTTTATGATGTATATGTAattgcacacacatgcatgtatatatgctGAAAAAATCACGTTTAAATTGAacattaaagatatttatatatacatgaatacaCATATGTGCAATTAATTGAGCGCACTGAATATATTCTGTTGTATTGCTCTCTTCTCAGCTCCTCTGGCTGTCATTCAAAGGTCTACATTTATAAGAAGACGTCTGTTCCTGGCGTCTTCACCTACTATAGCACTCGTGAGTCCACGGATAAGACCAATACGACCGATCAAAGCCTGGGGAAACGCCACCACCGTTAACTTTGCTGTTGTGCTTTTAAAGGTCACCGAAGGGTGAAGGATGTCACCGTGGTGGAGACCAACTACACGGAGTACGCCCTGGTCCTCAAACACAAGAAGTTTAACAAGGAGTTCACGCAAGTGGCCCTTTACGGTGAGTCTGCGATAAACCTCTCGCCGCTCTTGTTCCTGCGACTCTGCAAGTTGTTCACGGCGCCTTTAATCTCTCCGTAGGTCGAACTAAGAAGCTGAGGGCGGATGTGATGGAGAAGTTCAGAGCGTACGCCGCAGGTCAAGGATTCCCTAAAGACTCCATACTGACTCCATCAGCCGCTGGtaaacactcacactcacttAAACTCATCCGGACGAATGAAAATGTGTGATCATATAGAAAATAGGTTATTGTGACCTTTTTATCTCGCAATATTGGGatgaagtcagaattgcaatgttttgatgttttatataaaactcGTAATTCTGAGAAAATGTGGTTCCGAACCTGTAtgagttttattgtgtttgaggtattttgaagaatataaaGCGGTTCGTATTGACTTCATAGTATGTAGAAATACTATGGACTAATATCGAGTACTGCCTGAGCacctatatttttatatattatatatatatttatttattcatttatatatatatatatatatatatatatatatatatataatttttttttttttttttttatatatatatatatatatatatatatatatatatatatatatatatatatatatatatatatatatagtatgatGATAGTACTCTGAATTCAGACTCGTTTGTCTTTTGCGTGGTCAGAGTACTTTTGCACACAAACGATTGTATCCGTTTATTTATTGTCTTAAAATGTCTCAAAATTCTCACTGAACGTCTCGTTTTTGTTTAGTCCTTTTAGAAGACTGTCCTCCTTCAGGAAGTTAGGTAAGAGAGCGCTCAGAATCAGTGTGACCGCTCTGaatatagtttttcttttttcattgcTCTTTACtagttttttctctctttcagtcaCCGTTCGAGCCGGAGGAAGCACCCATCACTCTTAACGTGCTCAAATGATGTCTGTTTGTGACAGTTTGATgtcatttgttatatttatgatAGATATATCGCGTCTCTGAGGATCTTGTCTGGCaagaataaaactttttttctgtttatatctGGAGTTATCGTGTGTTTTTTGTGACGCGTTGTACgtaaaagcattgttttttgtttcatgaaCCCTTACCATTCAGCAAAAAGTAGAATAGCGTTGATATTAAAGTTGTATATGTCCACATTGCAGCCAAAGCAAACACGAGGCGGTACGTAGAAGTCGGCAGGCAGATAAGAAGAcctttgttctgtttgttttgccGGACACATGTCCAGCAGGTCGATGTCCCTTGGACAAAGACACGGTGGTCCTTCTTCACAGCTGGGTTCAGATCACGGACGGTCAGGATGAAGCGTGTCGTTGTGTTTCTGCTGCCGCTCCTCGGCCTGGTGCATGCTGGGCCGCTGCCCGATGAACCCGTCCTCCAGCCCCAGGAGAACTTTGATGTGAACCGGGTGAGTTGCGTCTTCTGAAAGTTTAAGAAACTTTGTTTGTGAATGGAGCGGAGCCAGACAAGTCAGAACTAGTCATGCCTTGAAtgcaaaaggaaagaaagaaaaagtgcacGGTATTTCGACTGTTATTGTCCAGATATAGTTCACTTATCGCTTGTAGAGCTTTTTGTGAAAACGTGCCCCGGTGGTCAAACTAAATGCAGTCTGTTGTGGCAAAAAAGATCCAAAGACTAAACAGACAAACAACGTACAGCTCAGaggtttgtttttcatcattgTACAGTGTGTACTCCTAAAAGGAACGTGTGTAAATAAAGCAACGAGCAACTTGTATCTTGTGTCCgaataataatgtttacaaaTGTCTATTTGAAgagtttattaattatttaaatgatcttaCGAACACGCTGACAACTGCAAAATAACTGGTGTGTAAAGAacataaagaaagaaactggTAATGaagtatgaaaatacaataataaaacagataAGGTATATACAACTAAAAATGACATACAATTTTTTAAcgtgaaataaacatgaaacaaaacaattcataaaaataagtattaattgtataatagtaatataataacagtTATACCTACTGTAATTATAGCTttatgccacacacacacacacataaactttTCTTTTAGTGTAATACGAGTGATATTAGCAATTCTTTTAAATTCACATTCAATTTATACAGAAcaaagaggtgtgtgtgtgtgtgtgtgtgtgtgtgtgtgtgtgtgtgtgtgtgtgtgtgtgagagatgtgtgtgtgtgtgtgtgtgtgtgtgagagagtgtgtgtgtgagagagagagtgtgtgtgtgagagtgtgagtgtgagagagtgtgtgtgtgagtgtgagagagtgtgtgtgtgtgagagagtgtgtgtgtatgtgtgtgtgagtgtgtgtgtgtgagagagagtgtgtgtgtgtgagagagtgtgtgtgtgtgagagtgagtgtgtgtgtgagtgtgagagagagtgtgtgtgtgagtgtgagagagtgtgtgtgtgtatgtgtgtgtgtgagagagagtgtgtgtgtgagagtgtgagtgagtgtgagagagtgtgagagagtgtgtgtgtgagtgtgagagtgtgtgtgagtgtgtgtgtgagagagtgtgtgtgtgagagagtgtgtgtgagtgtgagagagtgtgtgtgtgtgtgtgagagagtgtgtgtgagtgtgtgtgtgagagagagtgtgtgtgtgtgtgtgtatgtgtgagtgtgtgtgagagagtgtgagtgtgagagagtgtgtgtgtgtgtgtgtgtgtgtgtgtgtgtgagtgtgtgaatgtgagagagtgtgtgtgtgtgtgtgtgtgtgtgtgagtgagagagtgtgtgtgtgtgtgtgagagtgtgtgtgtgtgtgtgtgtgtgtgtgagagtgtgtgtgtgtgtgtgtgtgtgtgtgtgtgtgtgtgatgtgatcCTTCTAAAGTGTCCTCATCCACCTCTAATTGATCTTGTTTGTCCGTATGGTCGTCTCGTCTGGAAGTTCATGGGTAAATGGTATGATATAGCGAGCGCCTCCACCTGCCCGTGGGTGAAGCGTCACAAGGCGGAGGCAGCCATCGGCTCCATGGAGCTGGAGTCCAGCGGCTCGTCTCAACCCATCAGCATGACCCGCGTCAGCCGCAGGTACCAGCACATACAGTCAACCTCAAAAAGTTCatctccaaaaaaataaatagtcgCTGTTAAGCTCCATACCTATAATTGCACGCACTGATGTATATGACAGTGGTTTGCTATCcgtctttcttctttttgttttgagtgTGGCCTTCATTTTCACCTTCTTCTGTTTGGTCTCCTGCGTAAAGTCACTGGTTCAAAACTCCCTTGCACCCCACCATCCATCATATAACACCTATTTTTTACTTTGCTGGCTCGCCATATAATCCCCGTATCTTCTTGACCTCTGTCTTCATAACGTTGACTCTCTCATTGGATCATAACTGCATTGTACTTTAACTGTAGTGTGTATTACTGTCTTGTTAGTGATGTACGGTGACCTTAGTGTCAAGAAGAGCacttcataaaatgcattattattattattattagtcactAAACAGCCTCATAcccttgtgtgtgtatgtctctgtgtgtgtgtgtgtgtgtctgtctgtgtgtgtgtgtgtgtgtctgtctgtgtgtgtgtgtgtgtgtctgtctgtgtgtgtgtgtgtgtgtctgtctgtctgtgtgtgtgtgtgtctgtgtgtgtgtgtgtgtgtgtgtgtgtgtgtgtgtgtgtgtgtgtgtctgtctgtgtgtgtgtgtgtgtgtgtctgtctgtgtgtgtgtgtgtgtgtgtttgtctgtgtgtgtgtgtctgtgtttgtgtctgtgtgtgtgtctgtgtgtgtgtgtgtgtgtgtgtgtgtctgtctgtctgtgtgtgtgtgtgtgtgtgtgtgtgtgtgtgtgtctgtgtatgtgtgtgtgtgtgtgtgtgtgtgtgtgtgtgtgtgtgtctgtctgtgtgtgtgtgtgtgtgtgtgtgtgtctgtgtatgtgtgtgtgtgtgtgtgtgtgtgtgtgtgtgtttgtgtctgtgtgtgtgtgtgtgtgtgtgtgtgtgtgtgtgtgtgtgtgtgttctgcagacATGGCAGCTGTAAGTCCATCAGTGGAGAATACCAGCTGACCAAAACCCCAGGCAGATTTCACTACCACAGCTCCAGTGAGTTGAGCTGGTGTTCGGTGGATCCGAGCGCGTCCCGCCGTCGCCTCAccgctgtttgtgtgtgtgtttgctcgtGTAGAGTGGAACGCCGACGTGGACGCCTACGTGGTTCACACTAACTACGACGAGTACGCTCTGGTGGTGATGCATAAACAAAAGTCAGGCGGGGACAAGACTACATCGGTCAAACTCTACGGTGAAACGTCTTCTTGCACTGGTCTTTTAATCAAAATAGCATTGCATTCTGGGGGGTTTCAAAGGTCTAAATATTGCACTATACTTATTCACGAtgccataaagaacctttaacgtATCCATCCAACcaacttttattgtgtttttttgccatttttaatttaatcaaaatacatttgattgAGATTCATTGaaatgttgggtttttttgagaattgttaaaaactaaatgattttttttaaatgatcttttcaTATCAAGAGCCTTGATAAGTTCTTTGTGGCGAAACAAGCATGATAGCATgttattcacaatttttttgatTCCCCATAATTCCTTGTTTTGATGCAGAATTTCCCACTATTTCTTCTTTACATTCAATGCAGGCAACGTTTTTGTCATCTGAACCTCTTTCAcctgatatatttatttgaggTACACCTCAGATTTCAAAATAGCAGAGATAGCCAGCGATTCATCGTGTGGGTCACAATCTTCACATcttcttttatgacaaaaaccAGTGGGATGTTAAgtgaagatcatgttccatggaGATATTTTGTCAACTTCttagcataaatatataaaaacatgcattgctAAGTGTTTGGACATtttgaacgtgtgtgtgtgtgtgtgtgtgtgtgtgtgtgtgtgtgtgtgtgtgtgtgtgtgtgtgtgtgtgtgtgtctgtgtttgtgtgtgtgtatgtatgtatgtgtgtgtgtgtgtgtgtgtgtgtgtgtgtgtctgtgtgtgtgtgtgtgtgtgtgtgtgtgtctgtgtgtgtctgtgtgtgtgtgtgtgtgtgtgtgtgtgtgtgtgtgtgtgtgtgtgtgtgtgtgtgtgtgtgtgtgtgtgtgtgtgtgtgtgtgtgtgtgtgtgtttgtgtgtgtgtgtgtgtgtgtgtgtctgtgtgtgtgtgtgtgtatgtgtgtgtgtgtgtgtgtgtgtgtgtgtgtgtgtgtgtgtgtctgtgtgtgtgtgtgtgt
Proteins encoded:
- the ptgdsa gene encoding prostaglandin D2 synthase a, which gives rise to MKITLASISLLMLLSDVHASVQPQKNFDLQRFAGRWYRLGLAYDSPGFVRHRSRLTVSMGTVEPKENGNVNMTMWSLSSSGCHSKVYIYKKTSVPGVFTYYSTRHRRVKDVTVVETNYTEYALVLKHKKFNKEFTQVALYGRTKKLRADVMEKFRAYAAGQGFPKDSILTPSAAVLLEDCPPSGS